A single Saccharolobus shibatae B12 DNA region contains:
- the cbsB gene encoding cytochrome b558/566 subunit B, with amino-acid sequence MKIVDELKGNLNLFLILLGIFSLLQFSFKQAFMFPSILPLNIPNANLLLVLGNISFYFYFVFLLIVSIILSFTYKSLIPITVILLVSPFITLIPNYENSFLVYSLEMAILILGLASTIEGLIKSSLLSILLIPTLILVNLGIFASILLNIFHNALFISYLTVYLISIAGYLTYVILWGKIKSSRNYIAVSVGLLSIIPFLFFENTISQNRYLEILMNMILPSTLGITLYNPYHITLLVIALGLSIMGIVTSLIKGNVGASVGYFLIITTVFLGIDGFSLLIYMLTPIIGFLVITSGEIESKKRLIDIISPTRNG; translated from the coding sequence ATGAAAATAGTAGATGAATTAAAAGGTAATTTAAACCTTTTTTTAATTTTACTTGGCATTTTCAGCCTCTTACAGTTTTCATTCAAACAAGCCTTTATGTTTCCCTCTATTTTACCTCTTAATATCCCTAATGCAAATTTACTTCTCGTTTTAGGGAATATCTCGTTCTACTTCTACTTCGTATTTCTGTTGATAGTCAGTATAATCTTATCCTTTACCTATAAGTCATTAATACCCATTACAGTTATATTGCTAGTCTCACCCTTTATTACATTAATACCTAACTACGAGAACTCTTTCTTGGTATATTCTCTTGAAATGGCAATTCTTATATTAGGATTAGCAAGCACTATTGAAGGCTTAATTAAATCCTCGTTGTTATCAATTCTCTTAATTCCTACTTTAATCTTAGTAAATCTTGGAATATTTGCATCAATACTTCTTAATATATTTCATAACGCACTATTCATAAGCTACCTCACAGTTTATTTAATTTCTATTGCGGGGTATTTGACATATGTAATATTATGGGGCAAAATTAAATCCTCTAGAAATTACATAGCTGTTTCAGTTGGCCTCCTTTCAATTATTCCATTTTTATTTTTTGAAAATACGATAAGCCAAAATAGGTACCTGGAAATTTTAATGAATATGATATTACCGTCGACCTTGGGAATAACCTTGTATAATCCTTATCATATTACTCTCTTAGTGATCGCGTTAGGTTTAAGCATAATGGGTATTGTTACATCCTTAATAAAGGGTAATGTCGGTGCAAGTGTTGGATATTTTTTGATAATAACTACTGTTTTTCTTGGAATTGATGGGTTCTCTTTATTAATATATATGCTAACTCCAATAATTGGTTTCTTAGTAATTACTTCTGGTGAAATTGAAAGTAAAAAGCGTTTAATTGACATCATAAGTCCAACGAGAAATGGATAA
- a CDS encoding tetratricopeptide repeat protein gives MEDVIKKAEELLEKGNYNEVLRILENFENVEAYLLRAEAYLRMGNFKAALAELDKGIQTFPFSYLILSAKAEILEDEGRLEEALENINKALEILPFSSEYRFIKARILFKLERYEEANIELTEVLRINPSNVDARVMKAFCYYNMGLKLDALSEINRALNVRKDDPSLHELKGKIYFETGFYKLALSEFKIAAHYEPNNPDHYYNASSCYYNLKMYNDALTFIDLALSKGEKANYHLLKALILKELKAEFSKEIEKAFELDPSTKAIIEDIFKK, from the coding sequence GTGGAGGATGTCATTAAGAAAGCTGAGGAACTATTGGAAAAAGGCAACTATAACGAAGTTTTGAGAATCTTGGAGAATTTTGAAAATGTGGAAGCGTACTTGCTTAGGGCTGAAGCCTATTTGAGAATGGGTAACTTCAAAGCGGCTTTGGCGGAATTAGATAAAGGTATTCAAACTTTTCCCTTCAGTTACCTAATATTGTCAGCTAAGGCTGAGATTTTGGAGGATGAGGGAAGACTGGAAGAGGCGTTAGAGAACATAAATAAGGCGTTAGAAATTTTGCCCTTTTCCTCTGAATATCGATTCATAAAGGCTAGGATATTGTTTAAATTAGAAAGGTATGAAGAAGCTAATATCGAGTTAACGGAAGTCTTAAGGATAAATCCAAGCAACGTTGACGCTAGGGTCATGAAAGCGTTTTGCTACTACAATATGGGATTAAAGTTAGATGCGTTATCAGAGATTAATCGCGCGTTAAATGTTAGAAAAGATGATCCATCACTTCACGAGTTAAAGGGTAAAATATACTTTGAGACTGGATTTTATAAGCTAGCCTTAAGCGAATTTAAGATAGCTGCTCATTACGAGCCCAATAATCCAGATCACTATTATAATGCTTCGTCTTGCTATTATAACTTAAAAATGTATAATGATGCTTTGACGTTCATAGATTTAGCCCTATCAAAGGGTGAGAAAGCTAATTACCATCTATTAAAGGCACTAATACTTAAAGAACTTAAAGCTGAATTTTCCAAAGAAATAGAAAAGGCCTTTGAGTTAGATCCATCAACCAAGGCAATTATAGAAGATATTTTCAAAAAATAG
- the nrfD gene encoding NrfD/PsrC family molybdoenzyme membrane anchor subunit, with product MGLFTAPAPSTSFGVQSPIIQINQYPLWGEYVALALYFTEIAGMLMAIIGLMEVTGKYRAFNRRASVAAFVASILALLFFDMDLGRPTAAILAPAEALFYFAFSWMARGIIFVGGLLLFSFIYMVISLLNVKNKWARGVIAILGVFAGIFSTTYSGFELAATTGIPFWNNGGLPALYLADGIFASSGLGYLVSLVGKSEDVVRARITLTKLMFYSSIAILATWFLFLANVNYLNVFNQVAYEYLLSQVTFYVDMALSAITLIISGIGYMSITRFLMFGMKQKAPESATGPMPIIDLPTAIKYVIVVAAIFALVAGFLARADVLFAGQYAYQLSPMTPFQSVSNQPIPIGSFGWRG from the coding sequence ATGGGACTATTTACTGCACCTGCGCCAAGTACGTCTTTTGGGGTACAATCTCCTATCATTCAGATAAATCAGTATCCATTATGGGGAGAGTACGTAGCATTAGCGTTATACTTCACAGAGATAGCCGGTATGCTAATGGCCATAATAGGTTTAATGGAAGTAACTGGAAAGTATAGGGCTTTCAACAGAAGGGCATCGGTAGCTGCTTTTGTCGCGTCCATCTTAGCCTTACTGTTTTTCGATATGGATTTAGGTAGACCAACAGCGGCAATACTTGCCCCAGCTGAAGCATTATTCTATTTTGCATTTTCATGGATGGCCAGGGGCATTATATTCGTAGGTGGACTGTTACTTTTCTCGTTTATATACATGGTAATTTCGTTACTTAACGTTAAGAATAAATGGGCTAGGGGTGTAATTGCTATATTAGGCGTATTTGCAGGAATATTTTCCACAACTTATAGTGGATTTGAATTGGCAGCCACTACTGGAATACCATTCTGGAATAACGGTGGGTTACCAGCCCTCTATTTAGCTGATGGTATATTCGCTTCTAGTGGACTTGGATATCTAGTATCGTTAGTAGGTAAAAGTGAGGATGTTGTAAGGGCTAGGATAACGCTCACTAAGTTGATGTTCTACTCCAGCATTGCAATTTTAGCAACATGGTTCCTATTCCTAGCCAACGTTAATTACTTGAACGTTTTCAATCAAGTAGCTTATGAGTATTTGTTATCTCAAGTTACTTTCTATGTAGATATGGCACTATCTGCGATTACCTTGATCATATCTGGAATAGGTTATATGTCAATTACTAGGTTCTTAATGTTCGGAATGAAGCAAAAGGCTCCAGAATCGGCTACGGGTCCAATGCCAATAATTGATTTGCCGACTGCAATTAAATACGTAATAGTTGTAGCTGCAATATTTGCGTTAGTTGCTGGTTTTCTAGCGAGAGCTGATGTATTATTTGCTGGCCAATACGCATATCAACTATCCCCAATGACTCCATTCCAATCAGTCTCCAATCAGCCAATTCCAATTGGTTCCTTCGGCTGGAGAGGTTGA
- the cbsA gene encoding cytochrome b558/566 subunit A: MSIKRRSKYTLSVLLLASFLAIIMGLANVPMAQTSPQIPVYKVVGSADLSNPGSASYWNQIPWINISLTANIPMAPTSGLTHYLLVKAVWNGSWIIILERWYAPEPAFGAWSAAAAALYPPASGPGLFRQIMLTPGTTYTIEKNYTNYFSIVNGNTIQGRLVLNYSGILLPTPNNTQISVMSNGTIILWHSLRPMEDLLYSDGMFYGYYTNSTWYYPDRAAIMWYMGSVIPPTKDGMNIGGKAPGQTFDGVTFKDAGGSLVQSGGAANIWMWVSGATWNNATYDPAFKANLWQNTSLTGLSYVDPNNHGFAVPLYTNNTNMYEVDTSGIWYAPVASSGLNGSLFFIWTGATYQNGYWTVEFARPLAVPSAYANWMPNITVDKTYYVAFAVWQGKLGETLFDKSITSNFLTLELVTTPPTSTTSSTTPATSVTTTSVITVTSIPSATIYVTIVGVVIAIIALVILYVVFRR, encoded by the coding sequence ATGAGCATTAAGAGAAGGTCAAAATACACATTAAGCGTTCTTCTACTTGCTTCATTTTTAGCTATTATAATGGGATTAGCAAACGTTCCAATGGCTCAGACTTCCCCGCAAATTCCCGTTTATAAAGTCGTTGGTAGTGCAGATTTGTCAAATCCTGGATCTGCAAGTTATTGGAACCAAATACCATGGATTAACATTTCATTAACTGCAAATATACCAATGGCGCCAACTTCTGGGCTTACTCATTATCTTCTTGTCAAAGCAGTATGGAATGGATCTTGGATAATAATATTAGAAAGATGGTACGCTCCAGAACCCGCATTTGGCGCCTGGTCAGCAGCCGCAGCAGCACTTTATCCCCCAGCGTCTGGTCCAGGTTTGTTTAGACAAATAATGCTAACACCTGGTACTACTTATACGATAGAAAAGAATTATACTAACTATTTCTCAATAGTTAATGGAAATACTATACAAGGGAGATTAGTATTAAACTACTCTGGAATCTTGTTACCAACTCCAAACAATACACAAATTAGCGTAATGTCTAATGGTACAATAATATTATGGCATTCCCTAAGACCAATGGAAGATCTTCTTTATTCAGATGGAATGTTTTATGGTTATTACACTAACTCAACGTGGTATTATCCAGATAGAGCTGCTATAATGTGGTATATGGGTAGTGTAATACCACCTACTAAAGATGGGATGAATATTGGTGGCAAAGCTCCTGGCCAAACATTTGATGGTGTGACTTTTAAAGATGCCGGAGGCTCTTTAGTACAGTCTGGAGGCGCAGCAAATATATGGATGTGGGTATCCGGGGCTACATGGAACAACGCAACTTATGATCCTGCATTTAAAGCAAATCTCTGGCAGAACACATCATTAACCGGATTATCTTATGTAGACCCTAATAATCACGGATTTGCAGTTCCACTATATACTAATAATACTAACATGTATGAAGTAGATACTTCTGGAATATGGTACGCACCAGTAGCATCAAGTGGATTAAACGGATCGCTATTCTTTATATGGACTGGAGCAACATATCAGAATGGTTATTGGACAGTAGAGTTCGCTAGGCCCCTTGCAGTTCCTTCGGCCTATGCAAATTGGATGCCTAATATAACAGTTGATAAAACCTATTATGTAGCGTTTGCAGTATGGCAAGGAAAACTTGGTGAGACGTTATTTGACAAGTCTATTACGTCAAACTTCCTAACGTTAGAATTAGTTACTACTCCACCAACTAGCACGACCTCCAGCACAACGCCTGCCACTTCAGTTACCACAACTAGCGTTATCACAGTTACAAGCATACCCTCTGCTACAATATATGTTACAATAGTTGGCGTCGTGATAGCTATAATAGCACTTGTAATACTTTATGTGGTGTTTAGAAGATGA
- a CDS encoding heavy-metal-associated domain-containing protein — protein MAEIDKILKNLSMGELRFWVSGVYCNNCVNRINRALKTISGIESVEVKPDFKELKAFVILKYRGEVSKKDIEEVLSEASDETPYHEYKPIWE, from the coding sequence ATGGCAGAAATAGACAAAATATTGAAAAATCTTAGTATGGGGGAGTTAAGGTTTTGGGTTAGCGGTGTATATTGTAATAATTGCGTTAATAGAATTAATAGGGCGTTAAAGACCATAAGCGGTATAGAGAGTGTAGAAGTTAAACCGGACTTCAAGGAACTTAAGGCCTTTGTAATACTAAAATATAGGGGAGAGGTAAGTAAAAAAGACATTGAGGAAGTCCTCTCAGAGGCTTCAGATGAGACTCCTTATCATGAGTATAAGCCAATTTGGGAGTAG
- a CDS encoding alcohol dehydrogenase catalytic domain-containing protein — translation MKALAFDKNGIENLKFTDYRDPEIGNHEVLIRVKLAGVNPVDYYTVERLKANPIPHIPGVEFSGEIAKVGDHVRSVSVGDKVTIYGRIFDGTCDMCMAGYETVCRNGGRIGVDANGGWAEYIAVEEKYVFKLPNEYTWEMGSSLTVAALTAYHALKEAQLRPSQTLVIFGASGNTGMFLVQLGKKFGAKVIAVSKKSWLREYGADFVVDYNEVEEKVKEITNGKMADVVVNSLGEQLWDKSFSVVGIRGKLVTFGTLLGGNVKVDLSQLYSKHISILGVNRGNRKDFVELLDICKDCKVKTWKIFKLEEGKQALKELFSKERDGRIFLSP, via the coding sequence ATGAAGGCTCTCGCATTTGATAAGAACGGAATAGAAAATCTAAAGTTTACAGATTATAGAGATCCAGAAATAGGTAATCATGAAGTATTAATAAGAGTGAAACTGGCTGGCGTAAATCCAGTTGACTATTATACTGTTGAAAGACTAAAAGCGAACCCGATACCACATATACCCGGAGTTGAATTTAGCGGGGAGATAGCTAAGGTTGGAGATCATGTTAGAAGTGTAAGTGTAGGCGATAAGGTTACAATTTATGGTAGAATATTTGACGGAACCTGTGACATGTGTATGGCTGGATATGAAACAGTTTGTAGAAATGGTGGGAGAATAGGAGTTGACGCTAATGGTGGATGGGCTGAATATATTGCAGTTGAAGAGAAGTATGTGTTTAAGTTACCAAATGAATATACGTGGGAAATGGGATCAAGCTTGACAGTAGCTGCTTTAACAGCTTATCACGCATTAAAGGAAGCACAATTGAGGCCGTCACAAACACTAGTTATATTTGGGGCATCTGGAAATACTGGAATGTTTTTGGTACAATTGGGTAAGAAGTTTGGGGCAAAAGTAATAGCTGTATCAAAAAAGAGCTGGTTAAGGGAATACGGAGCCGATTTTGTAGTTGATTATAATGAAGTAGAGGAAAAGGTGAAGGAAATTACAAATGGTAAGATGGCTGACGTAGTTGTGAACTCCTTAGGAGAACAACTTTGGGATAAGAGCTTTTCAGTTGTAGGGATTAGGGGTAAGTTAGTCACCTTCGGAACATTGTTAGGTGGTAATGTGAAGGTTGATTTAAGTCAGTTATACAGTAAGCACATTAGTATTCTAGGTGTTAATAGGGGTAATAGGAAGGACTTTGTAGAGTTATTAGACATTTGTAAGGATTGTAAAGTAAAGACATGGAAGATATTTAAGTTAGAGGAGGGTAAACAAGCTCTGAAAGAGCTTTTCTCTAAAGAGAGGGATGGTAGAATTTTCCTATCTCCTTAA
- the soxC gene encoding proton pump complex cytochrome B SoxC, giving the protein MSSKLSDWFKERLGLDDLPFFKTPDYMYKVDYWLGALVASAFIYTVITGLILLLYYNAQAGYNSTEFVINSVPYGSVVLYSHLYGAYAMIILAYVHMFRNYFAGAYKKPRELLWIIGVIMLVLTLGTAFLGYSLIGDALATSAVDVGEGIISSIPGLSIFIPLLFGNYDAGDYGRVLAWHIIFTALIGLLFVFHFFMAEHYGMMPSRKVKDKVPAVYTKEEWQKFNPWWPRNFVYMMSLVFLSWGFILIIPNALAYLNGLPQQLNPFLNPKPAPPPNSPAAAHITTYPPWFFLFLYKIADFTSDVLIFLFIGVIIPLIYLILVPFLDRTEYLHPLKRKVFVGIGILMATYLIQTTIWGDLTPGVEIPVGQQVLVYLPPAIIVALGLTAIKPRTDNKGNIKGTISPITVLAFVLASSLFVIAGIELLANPTILTVGIFIPLAGIFVLTTKKIAPIALKAEQKSENMAISEERVPEWKKKLAEGLVAVLFIYAVVLAAQIWTIPATGYFSNLFGVDLGLIFLMLGEGISLYHYVVYRK; this is encoded by the coding sequence ATGAGCTCTAAATTATCAGACTGGTTTAAGGAGAGACTAGGATTAGATGATTTACCCTTCTTCAAAACACCAGATTATATGTACAAGGTAGACTATTGGCTAGGAGCATTAGTAGCGTCTGCTTTCATTTATACCGTAATAACCGGGCTTATCCTTTTGTTATATTATAATGCCCAGGCTGGATATAATTCAACGGAGTTCGTTATAAATAGTGTACCATACGGTTCAGTAGTGCTTTACAGTCATTTATATGGGGCATACGCCATGATAATCCTAGCCTATGTTCACATGTTTAGGAATTATTTTGCCGGAGCGTATAAGAAGCCTAGAGAATTATTATGGATAATTGGTGTAATAATGTTAGTACTTACTCTGGGCACTGCGTTCTTAGGATATAGTTTAATAGGTGATGCATTGGCAACTAGTGCTGTGGACGTAGGAGAGGGTATAATTAGTAGTATACCGGGCCTTTCCATCTTCATTCCGTTACTATTTGGGAATTACGATGCTGGAGATTACGGTAGGGTATTAGCATGGCACATAATATTTACCGCACTAATAGGCCTACTATTCGTCTTCCACTTCTTCATGGCAGAGCATTATGGCATGATGCCCTCCAGAAAAGTTAAGGATAAAGTACCAGCTGTTTATACGAAAGAGGAGTGGCAGAAATTCAATCCATGGTGGCCTAGGAATTTTGTTTACATGATGTCCTTAGTATTCTTGAGTTGGGGATTCATTCTTATAATACCAAATGCCTTAGCCTACCTTAATGGATTACCGCAACAATTGAATCCATTCTTAAATCCGAAACCAGCTCCCCCACCAAACAGTCCAGCTGCAGCACATATAACAACTTATCCACCATGGTTCTTCCTGTTCTTATATAAGATAGCGGACTTCACAAGCGACGTATTAATATTCTTATTTATTGGTGTAATTATTCCACTAATATATCTTATCCTAGTGCCTTTCCTAGATAGGACAGAATACTTACACCCATTAAAGCGGAAAGTGTTCGTAGGGATAGGCATTCTAATGGCAACTTACTTAATACAAACAACCATATGGGGTGACCTAACACCTGGCGTAGAGATTCCAGTTGGTCAACAAGTTTTAGTATATTTACCACCAGCCATAATAGTAGCTTTAGGGCTTACTGCGATCAAACCAAGAACAGATAATAAAGGAAATATAAAAGGAACAATAAGTCCTATAACTGTGTTGGCATTTGTCTTAGCTTCATCTCTGTTTGTAATAGCTGGAATCGAGCTACTGGCTAATCCCACAATTTTAACGGTCGGAATATTTATTCCCCTTGCAGGAATATTTGTACTAACTACTAAAAAGATCGCACCCATAGCATTAAAGGCGGAACAAAAAAGCGAGAATATGGCAATTAGTGAAGAAAGAGTACCAGAGTGGAAGAAGAAATTGGCGGAAGGCTTAGTAGCTGTATTGTTTATTTACGCAGTAGTATTGGCAGCGCAAATATGGACGATACCAGCTACTGGATATTTCTCTAATCTATTTGGCGTAGATTTAGGGCTAATCTTTCTAATGCTAGGTGAGGGCATCTCCCTATATCATTACGTGGTATATAGAAAATAA
- a CDS encoding antibiotic biosynthesis monooxygenase family protein, with protein sequence MINVGFYYKVKRGFEKDFEDKFREILSYLRANADGFIDAKLYKSVDEPSEYLIYSVWRDLDSFKKFISTDAYRSTVNYGKSIIENRPTHRILQEING encoded by the coding sequence ATGATTAATGTTGGTTTTTATTATAAGGTTAAGAGAGGTTTCGAGAAGGATTTTGAGGATAAGTTTAGAGAGATTTTGAGTTATTTGAGGGCTAACGCTGATGGTTTCATTGACGCTAAGCTTTACAAGAGTGTTGATGAGCCATCAGAGTATTTGATTTATAGCGTTTGGAGAGATTTGGACTCGTTTAAGAAATTCATTTCCACTGATGCATATAGGAGTACTGTAAATTACGGTAAGAGTATTATTGAGAATAGGCCAACACATAGAATACTACAAGAAATCAACGGATGA
- a CDS encoding IclR family transcriptional regulator: MSIKILDERDTVVLEFLVIYGYLTSYKLAKISDIPMATVWRILVNLKSLSLVTKQKKGFTITPRGLAFAYYLTNKENIRLQALQKLKEAWKYDGSVNEIRSFLDTLNQFLKKYEISLISVCFNHPLSVISLMLPKAKELDEFSQRLLARFILKAFPTVVLPTGCKAIISFDEKGEPYALAADCKDEGVHIFHKCPYISKYFSVEVKPR, from the coding sequence ATGAGTATCAAAATCCTCGATGAGAGGGACACTGTAGTATTAGAGTTCTTAGTAATATATGGCTATCTAACTTCATACAAATTAGCTAAAATCTCAGATATTCCAATGGCTACAGTATGGCGTATACTAGTTAATTTAAAATCCTTAAGTCTAGTGACAAAACAAAAGAAGGGATTTACAATTACTCCACGTGGTCTAGCATTTGCATACTATTTAACAAATAAGGAGAATATCCGTTTACAAGCTCTTCAAAAGCTTAAAGAAGCATGGAAGTATGACGGTTCCGTGAATGAGATTAGATCATTTTTAGATACGTTGAATCAATTTTTGAAAAAATATGAAATTTCACTAATAAGTGTTTGTTTTAATCATCCACTTTCTGTAATAAGCCTTATGTTACCCAAGGCAAAGGAATTAGATGAGTTCAGTCAACGTTTGCTCGCTAGGTTCATACTGAAAGCATTTCCAACAGTTGTTCTTCCTACAGGTTGCAAAGCTATTATAAGCTTTGACGAAAAAGGTGAACCTTATGCGCTAGCTGCAGATTGTAAAGATGAGGGAGTTCATATATTTCACAAGTGCCCCTACATAAGCAAATACTTTAGTGTAGAGGTCAAACCAAGGTGA
- the soxL2 gene encoding Rieske iron-sulfur protein SoxL2 — MIRFKSDKEDKPILDYSNLTFIRKLTRKMRDPKTKFDTKEFINRGEDYLFNYTNKNVGSVDEKRRKFLKSLIFGIAAAAVVGVIPGLKVLVPPTVTVTSGFPKSLLVDSSGNPIKASQIPVNSPFIVIFEYPMTGEPNFLINLGDSSGKPVEIPSTIVEVPQTGKTYTFPGGVGPNKSIVAYSAICQHLGCTPPYIHFYPPQYVGPSQLTASEPDQLTAAALLAAKQAKVPALIHCDCHGSTYDPYHGGSVLTGPTVRPLPAVVLEWDSSTDYLYAIGAVGVAAYPNGSNGVPTNNPNEDLSSSFGSPVGDKTTVQETENPFSS; from the coding sequence ATGATTAGATTTAAGTCAGATAAAGAAGATAAGCCTATCTTAGACTACTCTAATCTAACATTTATTAGAAAATTAACTAGAAAAATGAGAGATCCTAAGACAAAATTTGATACAAAAGAATTTATAAATAGGGGTGAAGACTATTTGTTCAACTATACAAATAAGAACGTTGGAAGTGTAGACGAAAAGAGACGAAAATTTCTCAAATCATTAATCTTTGGGATAGCGGCTGCTGCGGTAGTTGGTGTTATACCGGGACTTAAAGTATTGGTTCCACCAACAGTTACAGTTACTAGTGGTTTCCCTAAGTCGTTATTGGTAGACTCTTCTGGAAATCCAATTAAAGCATCGCAAATTCCAGTTAATAGTCCATTTATAGTTATATTTGAATATCCAATGACAGGTGAACCAAACTTTTTAATAAATCTAGGTGATTCCTCAGGGAAACCAGTAGAGATCCCTTCTACAATTGTAGAAGTTCCTCAAACTGGTAAAACCTATACTTTTCCTGGAGGTGTTGGACCTAATAAGTCAATAGTAGCATATTCTGCCATTTGCCAACATTTAGGATGTACTCCGCCTTATATTCACTTTTACCCTCCACAATACGTAGGTCCATCGCAGTTAACTGCATCTGAACCAGACCAGCTCACGGCGGCAGCATTATTAGCAGCTAAACAAGCTAAGGTCCCGGCATTAATACATTGTGATTGTCACGGTTCTACTTATGATCCATATCATGGTGGTTCAGTATTAACGGGACCAACGGTTAGACCATTACCAGCAGTGGTATTAGAATGGGATTCGTCAACTGATTACTTATATGCCATAGGTGCAGTTGGTGTAGCAGCATATCCGAACGGAAGTAATGGGGTACCTACAAATAATCCTAATGAAGATTTAAGCTCAAGTTTTGGTAGTCCAGTTGGTGATAAGACAACAGTGCAAGAAACTGAGAATCCTTTCTCGTCATAA